Proteins encoded by one window of Pseudanabaenaceae cyanobacterium SKYG29:
- a CDS encoding YlqD family protein, translated as MTSIDFANQLLLKRTVNIKVIVTPRWKEEMQQQLQAMIAQCDSQIQQIDSQGNRAITEIERQTIKPIPIEVQRQIDSIRVEMNQKKTEVLQQKNQLLQQLNQVQVLELEQEVNQGQLESFFPVGKGDNLIALMQVDVVLRDGVVEDIKVGFPSVFQ; from the coding sequence ATGACCTCCATCGATTTTGCGAACCAACTGCTGCTCAAGCGCACTGTCAACATTAAAGTCATTGTCACCCCCCGCTGGAAAGAGGAAATGCAACAGCAATTACAGGCAATGATTGCCCAGTGCGATAGCCAAATTCAACAAATCGACAGCCAAGGCAACCGTGCTATTACAGAAATTGAACGGCAGACTATAAAGCCCATCCCGATCGAAGTGCAGCGCCAGATTGACAGTATTCGTGTGGAAATGAATCAAAAGAAGACAGAGGTACTACAACAAAAAAATCAACTACTGCAACAACTAAATCAGGTGCAAGTATTGGAGCTAGAACAGGAAGTTAACCAGGGGCAACTGGAGAGCTTCTTCCCTGTGGGCAAGGGGGATAACTTGATTGCTTTGATGCAAGTAGATGTGGTACTTAGGGATGGTGTCGTAGAAGATATTAAAGTGGGATTTCCTTCTGTCTTTCAGTAA
- a CDS encoding 1-acyl-sn-glycerol-3-phosphate acyltransferase, whose product MSDRREPPFYLFMYHLFKWSVVAPTFYGLLRGRVYGAEHVPKRGGFVVVSNHASDFDPPLLSNCVGRPVAFMAKEELFRIPVLREAIRLYGAYPVRRGESDRQAIRRALQFLAQGWATGIFLQGTRTLDGKITEPKLGAMLIAAKAQVPILPACLWGTHAILPKGAKVPRLAPVTVRFGELLPPPKTTDRAELAALAHTCQQIINGFHDLGR is encoded by the coding sequence TTGTCCGATCGCCGCGAGCCGCCCTTCTATCTGTTTATGTACCACCTGTTCAAGTGGTCAGTGGTAGCACCCACTTTCTACGGTCTATTGCGGGGGCGGGTCTATGGGGCAGAGCACGTGCCAAAACGGGGAGGGTTTGTGGTAGTAAGCAATCATGCTAGCGATTTTGACCCTCCTTTGCTTTCTAACTGTGTTGGTCGTCCCGTTGCTTTTATGGCAAAAGAGGAACTGTTCCGTATTCCTGTCCTGCGGGAAGCTATTCGCCTCTATGGTGCCTATCCTGTGCGGCGGGGAGAATCTGACCGTCAAGCTATTCGTAGGGCACTGCAATTTCTAGCCCAGGGTTGGGCAACAGGAATTTTTCTCCAGGGGACGCGCACCCTCGATGGCAAAATTACAGAACCTAAGCTGGGAGCAATGTTGATTGCCGCTAAAGCCCAAGTGCCTATCCTGCCTGCCTGTCTCTGGGGTACCCATGCCATCCTGCCCAAGGGAGCCAAGGTACCGCGCCTTGCCCCCGTCACTGTCCGCTTTGGCGAATTGCTACCTCCCCCTAAAACTACTGATCGGGCGGAACTGGCAGCCCTTGCCCACACCTGTCAACAGATCATCAATGGGTTCCATGATCTGGGTAGATGA
- a CDS encoding cation:proton antiporter: MDNAPELTAMMIITIGSGVLAQVIANYLKLPSIVFLLIFGIIAGNDGLGWVRPQDLGTGLEVIVSLSVSLILFEGGLNLKLQDLGRVSGSLRNLVTIGALFTLVGGGVAAHYFSEFPWQLAFLYASLVVVTGPTVINPLLKNIGVDKRLSTLLEGEGVLIDAVGAIVAVAVLNVVLNRDASAIEVVKGLISRLGIGGAIGIVGGYILGEFLKRSQFLADDLKSSVVLAAVLGLAGLAQSIESESGLTTAVLTGIMVRAAAIPDERLLLRFKGQLTLLTISVVFILLSANLSIPSLFALGWGGVYTVLTLMFIIRPVSVLVCTWNSNLNWRQKAFLAWCAPRGIVAASVASLFSLLLTQRGISGGEAVKAQVFLTILMTVFLQGLTASGVAKLLRLKDDPSLSNLVIVGANDLGLFLARICKERGKKVAVIDTNPDSCRRAQENNIPAFVSSGLDVNTLNSAGLDGVGTFIALTVNTDVNLVLAQRALEEFRPSRVFAVYPPQVEEMSDIIPAFGYRVPIKTWNQYINQQECKLGEVVLGKDIDRQLSQFNIFYTANLLLPLMYERNDRLEIVPANITWMEGDRILYLVHRPNLLPNDRRTISTIPDTFDLDAPTIDVQSVTIPRLEGEQDYLNMAREILKRNRNSQ, translated from the coding sequence ATGGATAACGCCCCAGAGCTAACAGCAATGATGATAATCACGATCGGTTCTGGGGTACTAGCACAGGTTATTGCTAACTATCTGAAGCTGCCCAGCATTGTTTTTCTGTTAATTTTTGGCATTATTGCGGGTAACGATGGGTTGGGGTGGGTGCGCCCCCAGGATTTAGGCACAGGACTGGAAGTGATTGTCTCTCTATCTGTGTCTTTAATTTTGTTTGAAGGGGGACTAAACCTCAAGTTGCAGGATTTGGGCAGAGTGTCGGGCAGTTTGCGCAATCTAGTTACCATCGGTGCTCTGTTTACCCTAGTGGGGGGGGGAGTAGCTGCCCATTACTTCAGTGAATTTCCGTGGCAGTTGGCATTCCTCTATGCCTCTTTAGTGGTGGTCACAGGCCCAACGGTCATCAATCCCCTGTTGAAGAATATTGGTGTTGATAAGCGCTTGAGCACGCTCTTGGAAGGGGAGGGGGTGCTGATTGATGCGGTGGGGGCGATCGTGGCGGTGGCAGTGTTGAATGTGGTCTTGAATCGGGATGCCAGTGCTATTGAGGTTGTCAAGGGATTGATCTCCCGCTTGGGCATCGGAGGAGCGATCGGGATTGTGGGGGGATACATCCTGGGGGAGTTTTTGAAACGATCGCAGTTTTTAGCCGATGACCTCAAGAGTTCCGTAGTCCTAGCAGCGGTACTCGGTTTAGCAGGTTTAGCCCAATCGATAGAAAGTGAGTCAGGTTTAACAACGGCGGTGTTAACAGGGATCATGGTCAGAGCGGCTGCCATTCCCGATGAAAGATTGTTGTTGCGGTTTAAGGGTCAACTAACTCTTTTGACTATTTCTGTGGTCTTCATTCTTCTGTCAGCTAATTTGTCGATTCCCAGTTTGTTTGCTCTGGGCTGGGGTGGGGTTTACACGGTTTTGACCCTCATGTTTATCATTCGTCCTGTGAGTGTCTTGGTCTGTACTTGGAATAGTAATCTGAATTGGCGGCAAAAGGCTTTTTTAGCTTGGTGTGCTCCTAGGGGGATCGTGGCAGCTTCCGTGGCTTCTCTCTTTTCTTTGTTATTGACCCAAAGGGGCATCAGTGGGGGGGAAGCAGTGAAAGCCCAGGTGTTTTTGACGATTTTAATGACTGTATTTTTGCAGGGATTAACGGCGAGTGGGGTGGCAAAGTTGCTACGGTTGAAGGATGACCCTAGTTTGTCCAATTTAGTAATAGTCGGTGCCAACGATTTAGGTCTCTTTCTTGCCCGTATTTGCAAAGAGCGGGGGAAAAAGGTCGCTGTCATTGATACTAACCCTGACTCCTGCCGCCGCGCCCAGGAAAATAATATTCCTGCTTTTGTCAGCAGTGGCTTAGATGTCAATACTCTTAATTCCGCTGGTTTGGACGGCGTAGGGACTTTCATTGCCCTGACTGTCAATACCGATGTCAACCTGGTTCTAGCCCAGCGCGCCCTAGAGGAGTTTCGCCCTTCCCGCGTTTTTGCTGTCTATCCCCCTCAAGTGGAAGAAATGAGTGATATTATCCCTGCCTTTGGTTACCGTGTACCGATTAAAACCTGGAATCAGTATATCAATCAACAGGAATGCAAATTAGGAGAAGTAGTGCTAGGCAAAGATATCGATCGCCAGCTCTCCCAATTCAACATTTTTTACACTGCTAATCTCCTCCTGCCCCTGATGTATGAACGGAACGATCGTTTAGAAATCGTCCCCGCCAATATTACCTGGATGGAGGGCGACCGCATTTTGTATCTTGTGCATCGCCCCAATTTACTGCCCAATGACCGCCGTACGATCAGCACCATCCCTGATACCTTCGACCTAGATGCCCCCACGATCGATGTGCAATCGGTCACCATTCCTCGCCTGGAAGGGGAGCAGGACTACCTCAACATGGCGCGGGAAATCCTCAAGCGTAACCGCAACTCCCAGTAG
- a CDS encoding cation-translocating P-type ATPase — protein MPQPAWFSLPVSDVVHYWQTDPDRGLDYTTVPQRQREFGKNELPQGSTRSLLRIFYEQFTNVMLVLLLGVAVVSGGLDWYEQEFPKDALAILAIVFLNAALGFVQESRAEKALQSLKQLSAPLARVVRQGIVQDIKFPEVVPGDIILLEAGMQVAADARLIEAVNLQVREAALTGEFQPITKDSNVVFPWDTPIADRLNMVYQGTEVIQGRGKGVVVATGKQTVLGQIAQSLETVEAEPTPLQRRMEQLSRALVTGALILVGIVVAIGVMKSGVLGSENLTWSRFWRESNLEILLNTSLSMAVAVVPEGLPAVVTVTLALGTQRMVKRNALIRKLPAVETLGSVTVICTDKTGTLTQNKMVVDTIVLPQTTALVTGEGYQPTGKFVVEGLPLTEFSDHFTYLFYACALCNDARLQFEKDWQVLGDPTEGALLTLVAKAGIDPDRLRQQFPRRHEIPFTAERKRMSVFCPPYIFTKGSVESVLDCCQFLYTDQGDVAITLNDRETISWHNELLARQGKRVLGVAYATDRQDLQEEGLTWLGLVAMRDAPRPEAKAAVALCYQAGIRPIMITGDYPTTAQAIALELGILQESQPPITGKELATMDMTQLRQVVAHHQVFARVNPEHKLAIVQALQQNGEFVAMTGDGINDAPALKQANIGISMGIAGTDIAKEASDMILRDDNFATILAAAEEGRVVYANIRRFIKYILGSNIGEVLTIGMSPLLGLPDVPLTPLQILWMNLVTDGLPALALAVEPGEADIMKQPPINPQESIFARGLGSYIIRVGIVFGSLTIALMLWAYATPSAHWRTIVFTTLCLAQMGHALSCRSDRYLLFHLSPWGNPFLLGAVICTTALQILLLYVPVLRQFFGTEVLSLGELGLCLGASVVIFLTIEADKLLRKG, from the coding sequence ATGCCCCAACCCGCTTGGTTTAGCCTCCCCGTTTCCGATGTTGTGCACTATTGGCAAACTGACCCCGATCGGGGCTTGGATTACACGACTGTCCCCCAACGGCAAAGGGAGTTTGGTAAAAATGAATTACCCCAGGGCAGCACCCGCTCCCTTCTGCGCATCTTCTACGAACAATTTACCAATGTCATGCTGGTTCTGTTGTTGGGAGTAGCGGTGGTGTCAGGGGGCTTAGATTGGTATGAGCAGGAATTTCCCAAGGATGCCCTAGCGATTCTGGCGATCGTGTTCCTCAATGCAGCTTTGGGGTTTGTGCAGGAGAGTCGGGCAGAAAAAGCTTTGCAATCCCTCAAACAACTCTCAGCTCCCCTTGCGCGGGTGGTGCGGCAGGGCATAGTTCAGGACATCAAGTTCCCCGAAGTTGTCCCTGGAGACATTATCCTGTTGGAAGCGGGTATGCAGGTGGCTGCTGATGCCAGACTCATTGAAGCTGTCAACTTACAAGTGCGGGAAGCTGCCCTCACAGGAGAATTTCAGCCCATCACTAAAGACAGTAACGTAGTCTTCCCCTGGGATACGCCAATTGCCGATCGCCTCAACATGGTCTATCAGGGCACAGAGGTAATCCAGGGGCGCGGGAAGGGAGTTGTGGTAGCTACGGGTAAGCAGACTGTTTTAGGACAGATTGCCCAATCCTTGGAAACTGTAGAAGCAGAACCCACCCCCCTGCAACGCCGTATGGAACAGCTCAGCCGTGCTCTGGTCACAGGGGCATTGATTTTAGTGGGAATTGTTGTTGCAATTGGGGTTATGAAAAGCGGTGTTTTGGGGTCAGAAAACTTGACCTGGAGCAGGTTTTGGCGGGAGAGCAACCTAGAAATTCTCCTCAATACTTCCCTCAGTATGGCAGTGGCAGTTGTGCCTGAAGGCTTGCCGGCTGTCGTTACGGTTACCCTCGCTTTGGGCACCCAGAGGATGGTAAAACGCAATGCTCTCATCCGCAAATTGCCCGCTGTGGAGACCCTTGGCTCGGTCACGGTCATCTGTACGGATAAAACAGGAACACTAACCCAAAACAAGATGGTAGTGGACACGATCGTGCTGCCCCAGACGACAGCCCTGGTGACGGGGGAAGGCTACCAACCGACGGGCAAATTTGTGGTAGAGGGGCTGCCCCTGACTGAATTCAGTGACCACTTTACCTACCTGTTCTACGCCTGTGCCCTCTGTAATGACGCGCGGTTACAGTTCGAGAAAGATTGGCAGGTTCTGGGTGACCCGACAGAAGGAGCACTGTTGACCCTAGTGGCTAAGGCAGGTATTGACCCCGATCGCTTACGCCAGCAATTCCCCCGCCGCCATGAGATTCCCTTCACTGCTGAACGCAAACGTATGTCCGTATTCTGCCCCCCCTATATTTTCACCAAGGGTTCGGTGGAGAGTGTCTTAGACTGCTGCCAATTCCTCTACACTGACCAAGGGGATGTAGCAATTACCCTCAACGATCGGGAAACAATTTCCTGGCACAATGAACTACTAGCGCGGCAGGGAAAACGGGTATTGGGGGTTGCCTATGCCACTGACCGGCAGGATTTGCAGGAGGAGGGGTTGACTTGGTTGGGTTTAGTGGCTATGCGGGATGCCCCCCGCCCAGAAGCAAAAGCTGCGGTTGCCCTCTGTTACCAAGCCGGTATTCGCCCCATTATGATCACGGGAGACTATCCCACCACTGCCCAAGCGATCGCTTTAGAACTCGGTATCCTCCAAGAAAGCCAGCCCCCCATCACAGGCAAAGAACTAGCCACTATGGATATGACCCAACTCCGCCAGGTAGTTGCCCACCACCAGGTATTTGCCCGCGTCAACCCTGAACACAAGCTAGCGATCGTGCAAGCCCTACAACAAAATGGCGAATTCGTAGCAATGACAGGGGATGGCATCAACGACGCACCCGCCCTCAAGCAAGCAAACATTGGTATCAGCATGGGCATAGCAGGAACAGACATTGCCAAGGAAGCCAGTGACATGATTTTGCGGGATGATAATTTTGCCACCATTTTGGCGGCAGCGGAAGAGGGCAGGGTAGTCTATGCCAACATTCGGCGATTCATCAAATACATCCTGGGGAGCAACATTGGTGAGGTCTTGACAATTGGGATGTCCCCCCTCCTAGGCTTACCTGATGTCCCCCTGACCCCCTTGCAAATCCTGTGGATGAATTTGGTAACAGATGGCTTACCTGCTCTAGCCTTGGCCGTGGAACCAGGGGAAGCAGACATAATGAAACAGCCACCCATCAACCCCCAGGAAAGTATCTTCGCTAGAGGACTGGGCAGCTATATCATCCGCGTTGGTATTGTCTTTGGCTCCCTTACAATTGCTTTGATGCTGTGGGCCTATGCCACTCCCTCTGCCCACTGGCGCACCATCGTCTTTACCACCCTGTGTCTAGCCCAGATGGGGCACGCTCTATCCTGCCGCTCCGATCGCTACTTACTCTTCCACCTCTCCCCTTGGGGTAATCCGTTTTTACTGGGAGCCGTTATCTGCACCACCGCTCTACAGATTTTGCTCCTCTATGTACCCGTCCTACGGCAATTTTTCGGGACTGAGGTCTTGAGTTTAGGAGAGTTGGGTCTCTGCCTGGGGGCAAGTGTAGTGATATTCCTCACGATCGAGGCGGACAAACTCCTTAGGAAGGGATAA
- a CDS encoding DNA double-strand break repair nuclease NurA, with translation MLNFVKLSAQMAGMSSHLAEEVNHLARKGSWALSLLDELQQKQTELQDKFQSYRSGFPFTCATPVDLSPHLVSPLTSPHTVIATDGSQIAPSRHEIAYCYLINIGRVVLHYGTGEYPTLDSVPEIYYKATDLAKARQWGISPEEWMGLQRRVAEVKNLTELCLAHTRNTPLLALEDGSLIHWYLEAYPAEARREFLTPILACWDELAARRVPLVGYVSAPRSVEITNFLRLLVCPYGVPECTKHCSHLALEDAPCSKLHPLRDATLWQKCLPPGYSCGLWRSQARILEEYGDHSIYVTYLNIGDEIARLEMPAWTALDPYLRQQALSIVYAQVQKGYGYPVALAEAHNQAVVTSSDRRRFFLLLEQQLIKSGLTQIGVSLKETRKRRSIA, from the coding sequence ATGCTCAACTTTGTCAAACTCAGTGCCCAAATGGCAGGAATGTCATCTCATCTAGCGGAAGAAGTCAATCATCTAGCGCGCAAAGGTAGTTGGGCTTTATCTCTGTTAGATGAGTTACAACAAAAACAAACAGAGTTACAAGACAAGTTTCAGAGTTATCGATCGGGTTTCCCTTTCACCTGCGCCACACCTGTTGACCTTTCCCCCCACTTGGTATCACCTCTGACTAGCCCCCACACAGTGATTGCTACGGATGGTTCCCAGATTGCCCCCAGTCGCCATGAGATCGCTTACTGTTATTTGATCAACATTGGCAGAGTGGTTTTGCACTACGGTACGGGCGAATATCCCACCCTCGACAGCGTGCCTGAGATTTACTACAAAGCCACTGACCTTGCCAAAGCCAGACAATGGGGAATCAGCCCAGAAGAGTGGATGGGACTACAACGGCGGGTAGCTGAGGTGAAGAATTTGACAGAACTGTGTCTTGCCCACACCAGAAATACTCCCCTCCTTGCCCTAGAGGATGGCTCTCTCATCCACTGGTACCTGGAAGCCTATCCCGCTGAAGCGAGAAGGGAGTTTCTCACACCAATCCTGGCTTGCTGGGATGAATTAGCAGCGCGGCGCGTTCCCCTGGTGGGTTATGTCAGTGCCCCCCGATCGGTGGAAATCACTAATTTTCTCCGCCTGCTAGTGTGTCCCTACGGTGTGCCCGAATGCACCAAACATTGCTCCCATCTAGCTTTGGAAGATGCGCCCTGCAGTAAACTCCACCCCCTGCGGGATGCCACTCTTTGGCAGAAATGTCTGCCCCCTGGCTATAGCTGTGGACTGTGGCGCAGTCAAGCCCGCATCCTAGAGGAGTATGGTGATCATTCCATCTATGTGACGTACCTCAACATCGGTGATGAAATTGCTCGTCTGGAAATGCCTGCCTGGACTGCCCTTGACCCCTATCTCCGTCAACAAGCCCTCAGCATAGTTTACGCCCAGGTGCAAAAAGGCTATGGTTATCCCGTCGCCCTGGCGGAAGCCCACAATCAAGCAGTGGTGACCAGCAGCGATCGTCGTCGTTTCTTCCTCCTCCTGGAGCAGCAGTTGATTAAATCAGGTCTGACCCAAATTGGTGTTTCCCTAAAAGAGACCCGCAAGCGCCGCAGTATTGCCTAA
- a CDS encoding response regulator transcription factor — translation MTCPQSVTGILVRLLLIDDEIELTRPLQAFLQQQGYSVMIADSGEQGWELWQREKFQLVILDWLMPGLSGLDLCRRLRQVDPSVPILFLTAKDTLDDRVTGLESGADDYLVKPFELRELLARVRALLRRVNVSCPRGSLLSYGDLSLDCSNYICRRNDRVVNLSDKELQLLHFFLQNPHRLIPHSELINYLWGEENTPNSNALVAQIKLLRRKIDSNSDQPLIHTVYGKGYWFGRKN, via the coding sequence ATGACTTGTCCCCAATCTGTCACTGGTATTCTAGTACGCCTCTTGCTCATTGATGACGAGATAGAACTCACCAGACCTTTGCAGGCATTTTTACAACAACAGGGCTATTCTGTCATGATTGCTGATTCTGGCGAACAGGGCTGGGAGTTATGGCAACGGGAAAAGTTCCAGCTGGTGATTCTGGATTGGTTGATGCCAGGACTATCGGGGTTAGATTTGTGTCGTCGCCTGCGCCAAGTTGACCCCTCGGTGCCCATTTTGTTCCTTACCGCTAAGGATACCCTCGACGATCGAGTCACTGGTTTGGAATCAGGGGCGGATGACTATCTAGTGAAGCCCTTCGAGCTGCGGGAACTGTTGGCACGGGTGCGGGCACTACTCAGACGGGTGAATGTTAGTTGTCCTAGGGGTTCGCTCCTCAGTTATGGGGATTTGTCCCTTGATTGCAGCAACTATATTTGTAGAAGGAACGATCGGGTAGTCAATCTGTCAGATAAAGAACTACAGCTGTTGCATTTCTTCTTGCAAAATCCCCATCGGTTGATCCCTCATAGTGAGTTGATTAATTATTTGTGGGGGGAGGAAAATACACCCAATAGCAATGCCTTGGTGGCGCAAATTAAACTACTCCGCCGTAAAATTGATAGTAATTCTGACCAGCCTCTAATCCACACAGTTTATGGCAAGGGTTATTGGTTTGGGCGTAAAAATTAG
- a CDS encoding AI-2E family transporter, giving the protein MQQEKLWRYLRWVGIGLGVVFLLYLLFHFIGKTINLLLISAFFAASISPLVEELEKHRIPRSWAIAIIYTVLLFVIILTVAPAPSIIAELSLFFTKLPELINQINIPDVSVFGITREQVLNLLQSTFILDRAQAIGRELASRTVSITIGLINALGIALLTLVFTAYFVINAPTLVPRLLFLLPPKLRVEVEVLLPPINRCLGAYVLGKIGTSALLGFLTYLAISTVRVPYAAALGLLVAVTNLIPFVGPILGLVPMVIAAWKMGTTIVITVIGISFILQQLEAWFLQPWLVGPYLNLDPFELLLSLLVGAEVAGVVGVLIAPPIAGTARIIFNHIAKKYNLVEDKEVAVVPLSSTNGVEELTVIPSPDTEMTEG; this is encoded by the coding sequence ATGCAGCAGGAGAAACTGTGGCGCTACCTGAGATGGGTGGGCATCGGCTTGGGTGTAGTATTCCTATTATACTTACTGTTCCATTTCATTGGTAAGACCATCAATCTATTGTTGATCAGTGCTTTTTTTGCCGCTTCTATTAGCCCCTTAGTTGAGGAGTTAGAAAAACACAGAATCCCCCGTTCCTGGGCAATTGCCATCATCTACACAGTGCTTTTGTTTGTAATTATTTTAACAGTTGCCCCTGCCCCTAGCATCATTGCTGAATTGAGCCTGTTTTTTACCAAGCTACCTGAGCTGATCAATCAAATTAACATTCCCGATGTCAGCGTGTTTGGCATCACTAGAGAGCAAGTTTTGAACCTGTTGCAATCTACATTTATCCTCGATCGGGCGCAAGCAATTGGCAGGGAATTAGCTAGTCGTACTGTCAGTATCACTATAGGTTTAATCAATGCCCTAGGGATAGCTCTGCTGACCTTAGTATTCACAGCCTATTTTGTTATCAATGCCCCGACGCTTGTGCCGAGGTTGTTATTTCTGCTGCCGCCCAAATTACGAGTAGAGGTAGAAGTTTTACTCCCCCCTATTAATCGTTGTTTAGGAGCCTATGTCCTAGGTAAAATCGGCACCTCAGCTCTGCTGGGATTTCTAACCTATTTGGCAATTTCCACTGTCAGAGTTCCCTACGCTGCTGCCCTAGGATTGTTGGTTGCTGTTACTAATCTCATCCCCTTTGTTGGTCCTATTTTGGGGTTAGTTCCCATGGTAATCGCTGCCTGGAAAATGGGCACTACAATTGTTATCACCGTCATCGGTATATCCTTTATTTTGCAACAATTAGAGGCATGGTTCTTACAACCTTGGTTGGTTGGGCCCTATCTCAATCTTGACCCCTTTGAATTATTATTGTCTCTGCTGGTTGGTGCAGAGGTGGCGGGGGTAGTAGGTGTTTTAATCGCTCCCCCTATTGCAGGGACTGCTCGCATTATTTTCAATCACATAGCGAAAAAATATAACCTAGTAGAAGATAAGGAAGTCGCTGTAGTTCCGCTCTCCTCTACCAATGGGGTAGAAGAATTGACAGTAATACCTTCTCCAGATACAGAAATGACCGAAGGGTAA
- a CDS encoding zinc metallopeptidase yields the protein MFFDPMYFLFVAPALVLGLIAQVMVQSQFSRYSQVPTQTGMTGGRAARAILDAYGLYDVAVERVGGFLSDHYDPINRVLRLSPDVYDRATLAAVGVAAHEAGHALQHKTGYAPLQFRSAIVPGVIIGSNLAPILFMIGLFINQALAWLGIILYGLVAVFTLVTLPVEFDASNRAKKLLVAEGIVSPVEAEGAGAVLDAAAWTYVAAAVQAILTLLYYVYILTGSRRD from the coding sequence ATGTTTTTTGATCCCATGTATTTCTTGTTTGTTGCTCCTGCTTTGGTGTTGGGGTTAATCGCCCAGGTAATGGTGCAATCCCAATTTAGCCGCTATTCCCAGGTCCCAACTCAGACTGGCATGACAGGAGGCAGGGCTGCCCGTGCCATTTTGGATGCCTATGGTTTGTATGACGTAGCGGTGGAACGAGTGGGAGGCTTCTTGAGTGACCATTATGACCCCATCAATCGTGTACTGCGTCTCAGTCCTGATGTCTATGACAGGGCAACTCTGGCAGCAGTGGGAGTAGCCGCCCATGAAGCAGGTCACGCTCTCCAGCATAAAACGGGGTATGCGCCTTTACAGTTCCGATCGGCGATCGTGCCGGGGGTAATTATCGGCAGCAATCTCGCTCCCATTCTGTTCATGATTGGTCTGTTCATCAATCAGGCACTGGCTTGGTTAGGGATTATTCTCTATGGCTTAGTAGCTGTGTTTACCCTAGTGACTTTGCCCGTGGAATTTGATGCTAGTAATCGCGCCAAGAAACTGTTGGTAGCAGAAGGGATCGTTTCCCCCGTAGAAGCAGAGGGAGCAGGGGCAGTGTTAGATGCGGCGGCTTGGACCTATGTGGCAGCAGCAGTGCAGGCAATTCTAACTCTTCTCTACTACGTCTACATTTTGACTGGCAGTCGGCGGGACTAA
- a CDS encoding ATP-binding cassette domain-containing protein, whose translation MPIVLLDRVSKIYANGAIGLRDISLSIQAGEFWLITGHSGSGKSTLLKLLYGGEFPTHGTVEVQGMAVTPVNLVPLRRRLGIVFQDYKLISNRPVFANIALVLQCQGYSPLEVKKRVSYALQRVHLTDKAQCLPGELSGGEQQRVGIARAIVHNPPLLLADEPTGNLDPENTRHIIHILQKLHQTGMTILVTTHDRQWLGTDYPYKRLELNHGRIQSIA comes from the coding sequence GTGCCCATAGTCCTTCTCGATCGGGTAAGTAAAATCTATGCCAACGGCGCGATCGGTTTACGAGACATCTCCCTTAGCATCCAGGCAGGGGAATTTTGGTTAATTACGGGGCATTCGGGGTCTGGTAAATCTACTCTCCTCAAGTTGCTCTACGGTGGGGAATTCCCCACCCATGGCACAGTGGAAGTGCAAGGTATGGCAGTTACCCCTGTTAATCTGGTTCCTCTGCGCCGCCGCTTGGGGATTGTCTTCCAGGATTACAAGTTGATTAGCAATCGCCCAGTATTTGCCAATATTGCGTTGGTTTTACAATGCCAAGGTTACAGCCCCCTGGAAGTGAAAAAACGAGTCAGCTATGCGCTACAGCGGGTGCATCTTACCGATAAAGCCCAGTGTTTACCAGGGGAACTATCCGGGGGCGAACAGCAACGGGTGGGCATAGCTAGGGCGATCGTGCATAACCCCCCTCTGCTGCTGGCAGACGAACCTACGGGCAATCTTGACCCCGAAAACACGCGCCACATAATCCACATCCTGCAAAAATTACATCAAACAGGGATGACAATCCTAGTGACAACCCACGATCGGCAATGGCTGGGTACTGACTACCCCTACAAACGCTTGGAACTCAACCACGGGCGCATTCAATCTATTGCCTAG